The genome window GGCCTTATTCCGACGTCAGCGCAAAGCTGGAGCTGACCCCGCTGCCGGAGCTGAAATTCAACGGTAAAACCGCGGTCAGCGTCTATGGCGGCGGGGTCACCTATTACGACCTGACCGGTGTCTACACCAACAGCCACGGCGACACCATTCTGGCCGACTACTATTATAAAAAGGATACGGGCATCGAGGAGTTGACCGCCGGGATCAAGGCCCGGGTCAGCAACGCGCTCTCGGCCCAGTACGATGTTGTCCACTCCTTTGCCAACAACGTCGGCGCGGTCTCCACCTCAATGCGGCTGATCTACCAGCCCTCCTGCTGGGGAATGATCCTGTCCGGCACCAGGAGTTCGGATGACTTCCGGGTGATGCTGACCTTCACCCTTACCGGGATCGGCAAGGCCCTGGAACTGGGGCGAAGCCTGTAACTGTAAAAAGTAAAATGTGAATTGTTAAATGTTAAATGTTATGAAGCAGTTATTTCACCAGCATCTTCTTTCGTAACCGTTCACCAGGGGTTACAAATTTACGGAAACCACCGGCCTGTAAGCGTTTACCAGTGCCACGGATTCGTGCAAGCAGGCCGGCGAATCTATAGTATGCCTATGTGAGCCGGCCTGATCGTGCGAAGATGGGGTGCTGGTGAACGCTTACCTTCTTTCATCCAAACACTGTTCACTTTTCACTGTTCACATTTCACATTTCACGGTCCTGCCATGCACTATGACGTATTCAACGGCGATGCCGACGGGATCTGCGCCCTGCACCAGCTCCGGCTGGCCGAGCCCCGGCCAACGGCCGGACTGGTCACCGGGGTCAAGCGGGATATCCGCCTGCTCGACCGGCTGACCGGGATACGCGGGGCAGAGATCACGGTGCTCGATATCTCGCTGGACAGCAACCGGGCCGCGCTTGAACCGCTGCTGGCCAACAATAAAATCACCTATATTGATCACCATTTTGCCGGTGAGATCCCGGATTCGCCGCAGCTCGTCACCCATATCGACCCCAGCCCTGGAATCTGCACCGGGCTTATCGTCAACCAACTGCTCAACGGCCGGTTCCGGGCCTGGGCCGTGGTGGCGGCATTCGGCGACAATCTCCACCAGGCGGCCGCGCAGGCGGCCGCGCCCCTGGGACTGAGTAAAAAAAATCTTGCCGCCCTGCGCGAATTAGGCGAGTTGATCAACTACAACGGCTACGGCGCCTCGATAGCGGACCTCCACTTTCCGCCCGGCACGGTCTATGCGGACCTGCGCCCCTATCTCGACCCCCTGGCCTGGCTTGAGCAGTCGGAGCTGTTACAAGAACTGCGCCAGGGATTTGCCGGTGACATGGCCCGGGCCCGGGCATGTGAACCAATCCGGGAGAGCGCGGCCGGCCGCATCTTTCAGCTGCCGGCCGCGGCATGGGCCAGGCGGGTTTCCGGGGTGTTCAGCAATGAGAAGGCCAGGGAAAGGCCTGACCTGGCCCATGCCCTGCTGGTCGAGAATCCGGACCACAGCTTAAGGATCAGCGTCCGGGCCCCGCTTGCCGACCGCCGGGACGCCGATCTGCTCTGCCGTTTATTCCCCGGCGGCGGCGGCCGGGCCGCGGCCGCCGGGATCAACGCTCTGCCGCCGGACCGGTTATCTTGTTTTATCGATCAGTTCAACCGGATATTCAGCCCATGAGTTGCACTCCGGCCCCTGCGCATTTACTCCGGAAAATCCAGCGTTGGGCAACAACCCTTATCCTGCTGGCGGCATTGCTGCTCATCCTGACCGGTTGCGCTGTCAAACCCATGAAACAGGTATCCCCCGACCGGCTGCCGCCCCTGACCGATGATCTTGACCAGGACTCGCTGGTCGCGGCCATTGGCCACAGTATTCAATACCTGGAAAAGCTGCCGCCCGAACGTAGCTTTGTTTTTGCCGGCACCAGCTGTTCGGCGGCCTGGCTGGCCGAGTCGCTGACCTCTTTTCTGAAACTGCTGGAAAGCGCGCCGGACAATGACGCCCTCTTCAAGGGCATTGCCGGGCAATTCCTGGTTTTTCGGGCCCGGGGCAGCGGCCTTTTCGGAAGGATTCTGGTCACCGGCTACTATGAACCGATCCTGGACGGCAGTTTAACTGAAAAATACCCCTATATTTATCCCCTGTACCGGGTGCCTCCAGACCTGGTGGTCCGCACGGCAGCGGACGGCACCAAAGAGACCGGCCGGCTGGTGGACAACGAACTTGTTCCCTACTGGAGCCGGGCCGAAATAGAAGAGAAAAATCTGCTCGCCGGCCTGGAGATGGTCTATCTCGCCGACCCGGTGGACGCCTTTATCCTCCATGTCCAGGGCTCGGGCAAGATCCGGCTCCGGGACGGGTCGTTGCGCGGGATCCTCTTTGCCGGCAAGAACGGACTCCCCTACAGGAGCATCGGCCGGCTGCTGGTGGATCAAGGCAGGATGAAACTCGCCGAGGTGAGCATGCCCGGGATCAGAAGCTACCTGGCCGCGCACCCGGAGGAATTAACCAAAATACTCCATCACAACCCCTCTTTCATCTTCTTCCGCTGGGACCCGGGCACCGGGCTGGTGGGCAACCTGGGCGCGCCGCTGACCGCGGGCCGGTCAATTGCCGCGGACCAGAAAATATATCCGGCCGGGGCGTTGGGATTTCTGAAGAGCCGGAAACCGCGGCTCGATGCCAGCGGCAAAATCCGCGAGTGGATACCGCTCTCCCGCTTCGTGCTGGTCCAGGACAGCGGCTCGGCGATCAAGGGGCCGGGCCGGCTTGATCTGTTCTGGGGCAATACAGACTATGCCCGGACCGCGGCCGGGGCCATGCAGCACAAGGGCGAGTTTTATCTGTTGGTCAAGAAAAGGCCGTAACAAGTTACGGGTTATTGGTTATTGGTTATTGGTGAATGGTTATAACCTGCTGTTCCTGTTCACAACCTCTCACTGTTCACTTTTGATGAACTCGTAACAACCCGAAAGGCTTCAAATGCCACCCAATAAAATCAACAAGTTACAAGACGAATCACGTCCGTCGAGCAGTAAACATTCAGTAAACCCCCTCCTGTCGGGAAAGGGGTCTTCTTCTACCAACGGCCGCTCCATTGAGAAGGGCCGGCTGTTCATAAACAGGCTATCAAGCAGGAACTCGCTTCGCCGCGGCGGCGATTCGGAATCCATAAGCATATCATGCCGAAGTTGTTTCAAATTCCGCTTTTGCCGTCACGGCTGCGGCTCAGGGTCCGCTACACCGTTCGGTATAAGAAAACCCCTTTCCCGGTCCAACCTCAAACGTACGGGGTTTACCGAAACCTTACGTTATTCATTATTTGTTAATGGTAACAACATGTTGTAATCTTTCACCAATAATCCTATAGTCCCTGCACCCTGCACCCTGCACCTCTGTTCTTGGTTTATCCGTCCTCTGTCCTCTGTCTTCCGTCATCTGTCTCACTCGCTCAGGGAGTCGTAATCAGTAAAATAATCCTTTTCCCTCTGGTGCAGGTCGTTGACAAGTTCATCAGGGGAACGGATAAACTCGTCAACCCCGCCGGAAACATCGGTTATCTCCCCTGCCCCCGCTGATATCAGGTTGAGATGCTTCCATCTGGTGCAATAGTATTTGATCATGTCCGGCAGCTCGGTGTAGATGGTTATATCCGGGCTGGAATCGCCGTAACTCGATTGATGCAGTTTGTCGGCAGACAGCGACTGGGTATTGAAAAAATATTCCAGGAACATCAACTCCGCCGGCATCCGCGCCTCAATGCCGATCCGGTTCAATCGCCGCAGCAAGAACTCGAGCCAGATCCTGCCCCGCTTGACCAGGGGATAGGGCA of Desulfobacterales bacterium contains these proteins:
- a CDS encoding acetyltransferase, coding for MHYDVFNGDADGICALHQLRLAEPRPTAGLVTGVKRDIRLLDRLTGIRGAEITVLDISLDSNRAALEPLLANNKITYIDHHFAGEIPDSPQLVTHIDPSPGICTGLIVNQLLNGRFRAWAVVAAFGDNLHQAAAQAAAPLGLSKKNLAALRELGELINYNGYGASIADLHFPPGTVYADLRPYLDPLAWLEQSELLQELRQGFAGDMARARACEPIRESAAGRIFQLPAAAWARRVSGVFSNEKARERPDLAHALLVENPDHSLRISVRAPLADRRDADLLCRLFPGGGGRAAAAGINALPPDRLSCFIDQFNRIFSP
- a CDS encoding MltA domain-containing protein; the encoded protein is MKQVSPDRLPPLTDDLDQDSLVAAIGHSIQYLEKLPPERSFVFAGTSCSAAWLAESLTSFLKLLESAPDNDALFKGIAGQFLVFRARGSGLFGRILVTGYYEPILDGSLTEKYPYIYPLYRVPPDLVVRTAADGTKETGRLVDNELVPYWSRAEIEEKNLLAGLEMVYLADPVDAFILHVQGSGKIRLRDGSLRGILFAGKNGLPYRSIGRLLVDQGRMKLAEVSMPGIRSYLAAHPEELTKILHHNPSFIFFRWDPGTGLVGNLGAPLTAGRSIAADQKIYPAGALGFLKSRKPRLDASGKIREWIPLSRFVLVQDSGSAIKGPGRLDLFWGNTDYARTAAGAMQHKGEFYLLVKKRP